In Daphnia magna isolate NIES linkage group LG5, ASM2063170v1.1, whole genome shotgun sequence, a single genomic region encodes these proteins:
- the LOC116922674 gene encoding regulator of nonsense transcripts 2 isoform X2, producing the protein MESTSEVPDDCCQVADEAEKEALALKSFKETIAEIESHLAHKAQLRSRLHTTVQNRPEESYFTRLDSSIKKNTAFVRKLKNFTEAQKESILKDINTLNLTKYISEVANAIVEAKLKMTDIASILQVCVVLHEKYADFSSQILEAWQKVLSLKKDEKVSNPSKMRVDVRFYADLISCGVLTPKEGLPLLGSFLTNLIHGDKEEHNSATIILAFCKFCGEDYAGLVSQKLLNDAERFKMTVPTSNWLPPDKRQNVRNLLREYYSSLCKHLIQDHKELQNFERQNRRILQTKGELSNERKEKQEVLNQSFAKLLNMTQQFADVLAEELPELRQDLSPRDEECSVLELCENMSDQARETLNELLWENEEGRQFYENLPNLSVYLPNLVPKATMEAPPLPDPAEQMIDIEKEAKEIEEGEQAKEEGDEDIKPAELEDEKDDADVPVSLQSNKVLLDSFLTTLSACVNREMIDSAAIEFSTNLNTKHNRKKLVRALFTVQRTRLDLLPFYSRLVATLHPYIPEVATDLCNFLRQDFKYHVRKKDQINIETKVKIVRFIGELTKFGMYPRADTLQCFKQLLLNFAHHYIEMTCHLLETCGRFLLHQPDSHQRTKVYLDQMMRKKSMLASDSRYLTMIENAYYQVVPVDSSARSSHIKIRPPLHQYIRHLLYVELGNKGSTNKILKQLRKLNWKDPEVASYAIRCLTSAWKVKFPNIRTLAGVVAELTLYQEFVGHRIVDAVLEDIRWSLEFPISKFNQRRVSMAKYLAELYNYRMVESSVVFKVLYTCITFAVSYDRTVESELDQPDNLMRLRLVLTILDTCGVFFSSGLAKKRLDCYLVYLQYYHLFKRSLPIWTEDNPFPVAIDFGIKDMLQSLRPKLKPYKTLQEAADAVENLEKELMNKLSLAMPELHMDVVMADDTLACIEEEDMEEGEEMPEVDDDSINDEQSLSRSMSQMTTRGEATQPDDDSATAEDDRCVVTAPRKALCPEDDDFMAALDRMVAENIHEAYSRGKEASKAPAVDIAIPWQVKASLKKPSEGSDKNFLGDSIGGELGGALAVAEASSACAAVASSPPSASQDNPTVNFFLMTRKGNKPQFKNLALPSDSELAQNLRNREEAEKAEKERVKKLTLDFNERQEEEEFQDLYGGANRPAVHNVNRDRRGRFQHPKGVPDAELIFGGARKNR; encoded by the exons ATGGAATCTACCTCAGAGGTACCTGATGACTGCTGTCAAGTAGCTGATGAAGCAGAGAAAGAAGCCTTAGCCTTG AAAAGTTTCAAAGAAACAATTGCAGAAATCGAAAGTCATCTGGCACATAAAGCACAGCTTAGAAGTAGGCTACACACAACAGTTCAGAATCGACCAGAAGAATCCTACTTCACAAGATTGGATTctagcataaaaaaaaacactgcCTTTGTAAGGAAACTCAAGAACTTCACAGAAGCTCAGAAAGAAAGCATTTTGAAAGATATAAACACACTGAACCTTACAAAATACATCAGCGAAGTTGCCAATGCTATTGTTGaggcaaaattaaaaatgactGATATCGCCAGCATTCTGCAAGTGTGTGTTGTTCTCCATGAGAAATATGCAGATTTTTCCTCTCAAATACTGGAGGCATGGCAAAAAGTTCTTTCATTGAAGAAGGACGAAAAG GTTTCAAATCCTAGTAAGATGAGAGTTGATGTTCGTTTTTATGCAGATTTGATATCTTGTGGAGTCTTGACTCCTAAAGAAGGTCTTCCTTTGCTGGGCAGTTTTCTCACTAATCTTATTCACGGTGATAAGGAAGAACATAACAGTGCCACCATCATTCTTGCGTTCTGCAAATTTTGCGGCGAAGATTACGCAGGTCTCGTTTCACAAAAATTATTGAATGATGCTGAGCGCTTCAAAATGACCGTTCCGACTAGCAATTGGCTACCACCTGACAAACGCCAAAATGTTCGAAACCTGCTACGCGAATACTATTCGTCTCTTTGTAAACATCTCATTCAG GATCACAAAGAGCTACAGAACTTTGAAAGACAAAACCGACGGATCTTACAGACTAAAGGAGAACTGAGCAACGAacgcaaagaaaaacaggaaGTGCTAAACCAGAGTTTCGCAAAACTTTTGAACATGACTCAGCAGTTTGCGGATGTCTTAGCTGAGGAGTTACCTGAGCTGCGACAGGATCTCAGTCCCAGAGACGAAGAGTGTTCTGTGTTAGAACTTTGCGAGAATATGTCGGATCAAGCACGTGAAACTCTAAATGAACTTCTCTGggaaaatgaagaaggaaGACAGTTTTACGAGAATCTACCCAATCTGAGTGTCTATTTGCCAAACTTGGTTCCCAAAGCTACCATGGAAGCTCCACCTCTCCCTGATCCTGCCGAACAG ATGATtgatattgaaaaagaagccaAAGAAATTGAGGAAGGGGAACAAGCCAAGGAAGAAGGCGACGAAGATATCAAACCTGCAGAGTTAGAAG ACGAAAAAGACGACGCAGATGTTCCAGTTAGTCTCCAGTCCAACAAAGTCCTTCTGGATAGTTTCCTTACCACTCTGTCAGCTTGCGTTAACCGTGAAATGATTGACTCTGCTGCCATTGAATTTTCTACAAACCTAAATACTAAACATAATCGGAAGAAACTTGTGAG GGCCCTATTTACTGTACAACGGACACGGCTAGATCTCTTACCATTCTACTCGCGTTTGGTAGCTACATTGCATCCCTACATTCCGGAGGTTGCCACAGATTTGTGCAATTTTCTAAGGCAGGATTTCAAATATCATGTTCGAAAGAAG GATCAAATAAACATTGAGACCAAGGTGAAAATTGTTCGGTTTATCGGGGAACTAACCAAGTTCGGCATGTACCCACGCGCAGACACGTTGCAGTGCTTTAAGCAGCTTTTGCTAAACTTCGCACACCACTACATTGAAATGACCTGTCATCTGCTTGAAACGTGTGGACGTTTTTTGCTCCATCAACCGGATTCCCATCAGCGTACTAAAGTCTATTTG GATCAAATGATGCGAAAGAAGTCTATGCTCGCATCAGACTCACGTTATTTGACGATGATAGAGAACGCCTATTATCAGGTGGTTCCTGTGGACAGCAGTGCTCGGAGTAGTCACATAAAAATCCGCCCTCCACTCCATCAATATATCCGTCATCTTCTTTATGTCGAGCTTGGAAACAAGGGCTCTACAAACAAAATCCTTAAACAACTGAGGAAGCTCAACTGGAAAGATCCTGAAGTAGCATCGTATGCAATTCGTTGCTTGACGTCAGCGTGGAAGGTTAAGTTTCCTAATATCCGTACGCTGGCTGGTGTCGTAGCCGAATTGACGCTTTACCAGGAATTCGTTGGTCACCGCATTGTTGACGCCGTTCTGGAAGACATTCGATGGAGTTTGGAATTTCCTATATCCAAATTCAATCAAAGGCGCGTGAGCATGGCAAAATATTTGGCAGAGTTGTACAACTACCGCATGGTGGAATCGTCAGTCGTCTTCAAA GTTCTCTACACTTGCATCACTTTTGCGGTTAGTTACGACCGTACTGTAGAATCGGAGTTGGATCAGCCCGATAACCTTATGCGCTTGCGGTTAGTCTTGACCATCCTCGATACGTGTGGTGTCTTCTTTAGTTCTGGATTAGCCAAGAAGCGGCTAGACTGTTACCTGGTTTACCTTCAG TACTATCATTTGTTCAAAAGGTCTTTGCCAATTTGGACGGAGGACAATCCTTTCCCGGTAGCAATAGATTTTGGCATTAAGGATATGCTGCAATCGCTGCGCCCAAAACTCAAGCCTTATAAAACCTTGCAAGAAGCTGCTGATGCTGTAGAAAATTTGGAAAAGGAATTGATGAACAAACTGTCGTTAGCC ATGCCGGAGTTGCACATGGATGTGGTAATGGCTGATGACACTTTGGCCTGTATAGAAGAAGAG gaCATGGAGGAAGGGGAGGAAATGCCAGAAGTGGATGATGATTCCATAAATGATGAGCAGTCGCTTTCACGTTCAATGTCTCAGATGACAACACGTGGTGAAGCCACCCAACCGGACGACGATTCGGCCACTGCAGAG GATGACCGTTGCGTAGTAACTGCCCCGCGCAAGGCGCTATGCCCTGAAGATGACGATTTCATGGCAGCTCTAGATCGTATGGTGGCCGAGAATATTCATGAAGCTTATTCGCGTGGCAAAGAAGCTAGCAAAGCACCAGCTGTCGATATTGCAATCCCTTGGCAGGTTAAGGCTTCGCTAAAGAAACCTAGTG AGGGGTCTGACAAAAACTTTTTGGGTGATTCCATTGGAGGTGAACTAGGAGGAGCCTTGGCCGTAGCCGAAGCTTCTTCCGCTTGCGCAGCTGTTGCTTCATCTCCCCCATCGGCCTCCCAGGACAATCCGACTGTTAATTTCTTCCTAATGACGCGTAAAGGCAATAAGCCACAGTTCAAGAATCTGGCCCTGCCTTCAGACTCCGAACTTGCTCAGAACCTTCGCAATCGCGAAGAG GCTGAAAAAGCAGAGAAAGAACGTGTGAAAAAGTTGACGTTGGATTTCAACGAACGCcaggaagaggaagaattcCAAGATTTGTACGGCGGG GCAAATCGTCCAGCTGTTCACAATGTCAATCGCGATCGCCGAGGTCGTTTCCAGCATCCCAAAGGTGTGCCAGACGCTGAGTTGATTTTCGGAGGTGCGAGAAAGAATCGGTGA
- the LOC116922674 gene encoding regulator of nonsense transcripts 2 isoform X3: MESTSEVPDDCCQVADEAEKEALALKSFKETIAEIESHLAHKAQLRSRLHTTVQNRPEESYFTRLDSSIKKNTAFVRKLKNFTEAQKESILKDINTLNLTKYISEVANAIVEAKLKMTDIASILQVCVVLHEKYADFSSQILEAWQKVLSLKKDEKVSNPSKMRVDVRFYADLISCGVLTPKEGLPLLGSFLTNLIHGDKEEHNSATIILAFCKFCGEDYAGLVSQKLLNDAERFKMTVPTSNWLPPDKRQNVRNLLREYYSSLCKHLIQDHKELQNFERQNRRILQTKGELSNERKEKQEVLNQSFAKLLNMTQQFADVLAEELPELRQDLSPRDEECSVLELCENMSDQARETLNELLWENEEGRQFYENLPNLSVYLPNLVPKATMEAPPLPDPAEQMIDIEKEAKEIEEGEQAKEEGDEDIKPAELEDEKDDADVPVSLQSNKVLLDSFLTTLSACVNREMIDSAAIEFSTNLNTKHNRKKLVRALFTVQRTRLDLLPFYSRLVATLHPYIPEVATDLCNFLRQDFKYHVRKKDQINIETKVKIVRFIGELTKFGMYPRADTLQCFKQLLLNFAHHYIEMTCHLLETCGRFLLHQPDSHQRTKVYLDQMMRKKSMLASDSRYLTMIENAYYQVVPVDSSARSSHIKIRPPLHQYIRHLLYVELGNKGSTNKILKQLRKLNWKDPEVASYAIRCLTSAWKVKFPNIRTLAGVVAELTLYQEFVGHRIVDAVLEDIRWSLEFPISKFNQRRVSMAKYLAELYNYRMVESSVVFKVLYTCITFAVSYDRTVESELDQPDNLMRLRLVLTILDTCGVFFSSGLAKKRLDCYLVYLQYYHLFKRSLPIWTEDNPFPVAIDFGIKDMLQSLRPKLKPYKTLQEAADAVENLEKELMNKLSLAMPELHMDVVMADDTLACIEEEDMEEGEEMPEVDDDSINDEQSLSRSMSQMTTRGEATQPDDDSATAEAITAPRKALCPEDDDFMAALDRMVAENIHEAYSRGKEASKAPAVDIAIPWQVKASLKKPSEGSDKNFLGDSIGGELGGALAVAEASSACAAVASSPPSASQDNPTVNFFLMTRKGNKPQFKNLALPSDSELAQNLRNREEAEKAEKERVKKLTLDFNERQEEEEFQDLYGGANRPAVHNVNRDRRGRFQHPKGVPDAELIFGGARKNR; this comes from the exons ATGGAATCTACCTCAGAGGTACCTGATGACTGCTGTCAAGTAGCTGATGAAGCAGAGAAAGAAGCCTTAGCCTTG AAAAGTTTCAAAGAAACAATTGCAGAAATCGAAAGTCATCTGGCACATAAAGCACAGCTTAGAAGTAGGCTACACACAACAGTTCAGAATCGACCAGAAGAATCCTACTTCACAAGATTGGATTctagcataaaaaaaaacactgcCTTTGTAAGGAAACTCAAGAACTTCACAGAAGCTCAGAAAGAAAGCATTTTGAAAGATATAAACACACTGAACCTTACAAAATACATCAGCGAAGTTGCCAATGCTATTGTTGaggcaaaattaaaaatgactGATATCGCCAGCATTCTGCAAGTGTGTGTTGTTCTCCATGAGAAATATGCAGATTTTTCCTCTCAAATACTGGAGGCATGGCAAAAAGTTCTTTCATTGAAGAAGGACGAAAAG GTTTCAAATCCTAGTAAGATGAGAGTTGATGTTCGTTTTTATGCAGATTTGATATCTTGTGGAGTCTTGACTCCTAAAGAAGGTCTTCCTTTGCTGGGCAGTTTTCTCACTAATCTTATTCACGGTGATAAGGAAGAACATAACAGTGCCACCATCATTCTTGCGTTCTGCAAATTTTGCGGCGAAGATTACGCAGGTCTCGTTTCACAAAAATTATTGAATGATGCTGAGCGCTTCAAAATGACCGTTCCGACTAGCAATTGGCTACCACCTGACAAACGCCAAAATGTTCGAAACCTGCTACGCGAATACTATTCGTCTCTTTGTAAACATCTCATTCAG GATCACAAAGAGCTACAGAACTTTGAAAGACAAAACCGACGGATCTTACAGACTAAAGGAGAACTGAGCAACGAacgcaaagaaaaacaggaaGTGCTAAACCAGAGTTTCGCAAAACTTTTGAACATGACTCAGCAGTTTGCGGATGTCTTAGCTGAGGAGTTACCTGAGCTGCGACAGGATCTCAGTCCCAGAGACGAAGAGTGTTCTGTGTTAGAACTTTGCGAGAATATGTCGGATCAAGCACGTGAAACTCTAAATGAACTTCTCTGggaaaatgaagaaggaaGACAGTTTTACGAGAATCTACCCAATCTGAGTGTCTATTTGCCAAACTTGGTTCCCAAAGCTACCATGGAAGCTCCACCTCTCCCTGATCCTGCCGAACAG ATGATtgatattgaaaaagaagccaAAGAAATTGAGGAAGGGGAACAAGCCAAGGAAGAAGGCGACGAAGATATCAAACCTGCAGAGTTAGAAG ACGAAAAAGACGACGCAGATGTTCCAGTTAGTCTCCAGTCCAACAAAGTCCTTCTGGATAGTTTCCTTACCACTCTGTCAGCTTGCGTTAACCGTGAAATGATTGACTCTGCTGCCATTGAATTTTCTACAAACCTAAATACTAAACATAATCGGAAGAAACTTGTGAG GGCCCTATTTACTGTACAACGGACACGGCTAGATCTCTTACCATTCTACTCGCGTTTGGTAGCTACATTGCATCCCTACATTCCGGAGGTTGCCACAGATTTGTGCAATTTTCTAAGGCAGGATTTCAAATATCATGTTCGAAAGAAG GATCAAATAAACATTGAGACCAAGGTGAAAATTGTTCGGTTTATCGGGGAACTAACCAAGTTCGGCATGTACCCACGCGCAGACACGTTGCAGTGCTTTAAGCAGCTTTTGCTAAACTTCGCACACCACTACATTGAAATGACCTGTCATCTGCTTGAAACGTGTGGACGTTTTTTGCTCCATCAACCGGATTCCCATCAGCGTACTAAAGTCTATTTG GATCAAATGATGCGAAAGAAGTCTATGCTCGCATCAGACTCACGTTATTTGACGATGATAGAGAACGCCTATTATCAGGTGGTTCCTGTGGACAGCAGTGCTCGGAGTAGTCACATAAAAATCCGCCCTCCACTCCATCAATATATCCGTCATCTTCTTTATGTCGAGCTTGGAAACAAGGGCTCTACAAACAAAATCCTTAAACAACTGAGGAAGCTCAACTGGAAAGATCCTGAAGTAGCATCGTATGCAATTCGTTGCTTGACGTCAGCGTGGAAGGTTAAGTTTCCTAATATCCGTACGCTGGCTGGTGTCGTAGCCGAATTGACGCTTTACCAGGAATTCGTTGGTCACCGCATTGTTGACGCCGTTCTGGAAGACATTCGATGGAGTTTGGAATTTCCTATATCCAAATTCAATCAAAGGCGCGTGAGCATGGCAAAATATTTGGCAGAGTTGTACAACTACCGCATGGTGGAATCGTCAGTCGTCTTCAAA GTTCTCTACACTTGCATCACTTTTGCGGTTAGTTACGACCGTACTGTAGAATCGGAGTTGGATCAGCCCGATAACCTTATGCGCTTGCGGTTAGTCTTGACCATCCTCGATACGTGTGGTGTCTTCTTTAGTTCTGGATTAGCCAAGAAGCGGCTAGACTGTTACCTGGTTTACCTTCAG TACTATCATTTGTTCAAAAGGTCTTTGCCAATTTGGACGGAGGACAATCCTTTCCCGGTAGCAATAGATTTTGGCATTAAGGATATGCTGCAATCGCTGCGCCCAAAACTCAAGCCTTATAAAACCTTGCAAGAAGCTGCTGATGCTGTAGAAAATTTGGAAAAGGAATTGATGAACAAACTGTCGTTAGCC ATGCCGGAGTTGCACATGGATGTGGTAATGGCTGATGACACTTTGGCCTGTATAGAAGAAGAG gaCATGGAGGAAGGGGAGGAAATGCCAGAAGTGGATGATGATTCCATAAATGATGAGCAGTCGCTTTCACGTTCAATGTCTCAGATGACAACACGTGGTGAAGCCACCCAACCGGACGACGATTCGGCCACTGCAGAGGCAA TAACTGCCCCGCGCAAGGCGCTATGCCCTGAAGATGACGATTTCATGGCAGCTCTAGATCGTATGGTGGCCGAGAATATTCATGAAGCTTATTCGCGTGGCAAAGAAGCTAGCAAAGCACCAGCTGTCGATATTGCAATCCCTTGGCAGGTTAAGGCTTCGCTAAAGAAACCTAGTG AGGGGTCTGACAAAAACTTTTTGGGTGATTCCATTGGAGGTGAACTAGGAGGAGCCTTGGCCGTAGCCGAAGCTTCTTCCGCTTGCGCAGCTGTTGCTTCATCTCCCCCATCGGCCTCCCAGGACAATCCGACTGTTAATTTCTTCCTAATGACGCGTAAAGGCAATAAGCCACAGTTCAAGAATCTGGCCCTGCCTTCAGACTCCGAACTTGCTCAGAACCTTCGCAATCGCGAAGAG GCTGAAAAAGCAGAGAAAGAACGTGTGAAAAAGTTGACGTTGGATTTCAACGAACGCcaggaagaggaagaattcCAAGATTTGTACGGCGGG GCAAATCGTCCAGCTGTTCACAATGTCAATCGCGATCGCCGAGGTCGTTTCCAGCATCCCAAAGGTGTGCCAGACGCTGAGTTGATTTTCGGAGGTGCGAGAAAGAATCGGTGA
- the LOC116922674 gene encoding regulator of nonsense transcripts 2 isoform X1 has protein sequence MESTSEVPDDCCQVADEAEKEALALVCCNYQIITKSFKETIAEIESHLAHKAQLRSRLHTTVQNRPEESYFTRLDSSIKKNTAFVRKLKNFTEAQKESILKDINTLNLTKYISEVANAIVEAKLKMTDIASILQVCVVLHEKYADFSSQILEAWQKVLSLKKDEKVSNPSKMRVDVRFYADLISCGVLTPKEGLPLLGSFLTNLIHGDKEEHNSATIILAFCKFCGEDYAGLVSQKLLNDAERFKMTVPTSNWLPPDKRQNVRNLLREYYSSLCKHLIQDHKELQNFERQNRRILQTKGELSNERKEKQEVLNQSFAKLLNMTQQFADVLAEELPELRQDLSPRDEECSVLELCENMSDQARETLNELLWENEEGRQFYENLPNLSVYLPNLVPKATMEAPPLPDPAEQMIDIEKEAKEIEEGEQAKEEGDEDIKPAELEDEKDDADVPVSLQSNKVLLDSFLTTLSACVNREMIDSAAIEFSTNLNTKHNRKKLVRALFTVQRTRLDLLPFYSRLVATLHPYIPEVATDLCNFLRQDFKYHVRKKDQINIETKVKIVRFIGELTKFGMYPRADTLQCFKQLLLNFAHHYIEMTCHLLETCGRFLLHQPDSHQRTKVYLDQMMRKKSMLASDSRYLTMIENAYYQVVPVDSSARSSHIKIRPPLHQYIRHLLYVELGNKGSTNKILKQLRKLNWKDPEVASYAIRCLTSAWKVKFPNIRTLAGVVAELTLYQEFVGHRIVDAVLEDIRWSLEFPISKFNQRRVSMAKYLAELYNYRMVESSVVFKVLYTCITFAVSYDRTVESELDQPDNLMRLRLVLTILDTCGVFFSSGLAKKRLDCYLVYLQYYHLFKRSLPIWTEDNPFPVAIDFGIKDMLQSLRPKLKPYKTLQEAADAVENLEKELMNKLSLAMPELHMDVVMADDTLACIEEEDMEEGEEMPEVDDDSINDEQSLSRSMSQMTTRGEATQPDDDSATAEAITAPRKALCPEDDDFMAALDRMVAENIHEAYSRGKEASKAPAVDIAIPWQVKASLKKPSEGSDKNFLGDSIGGELGGALAVAEASSACAAVASSPPSASQDNPTVNFFLMTRKGNKPQFKNLALPSDSELAQNLRNREEAEKAEKERVKKLTLDFNERQEEEEFQDLYGGANRPAVHNVNRDRRGRFQHPKGVPDAELIFGGARKNR, from the exons ATGGAATCTACCTCAGAGGTACCTGATGACTGCTGTCAAGTAGCTGATGAAGCAGAGAAAGAAGCCTTAGCCTTGGTGTGTTGTAATTATCAGATCATAACA AAAAGTTTCAAAGAAACAATTGCAGAAATCGAAAGTCATCTGGCACATAAAGCACAGCTTAGAAGTAGGCTACACACAACAGTTCAGAATCGACCAGAAGAATCCTACTTCACAAGATTGGATTctagcataaaaaaaaacactgcCTTTGTAAGGAAACTCAAGAACTTCACAGAAGCTCAGAAAGAAAGCATTTTGAAAGATATAAACACACTGAACCTTACAAAATACATCAGCGAAGTTGCCAATGCTATTGTTGaggcaaaattaaaaatgactGATATCGCCAGCATTCTGCAAGTGTGTGTTGTTCTCCATGAGAAATATGCAGATTTTTCCTCTCAAATACTGGAGGCATGGCAAAAAGTTCTTTCATTGAAGAAGGACGAAAAG GTTTCAAATCCTAGTAAGATGAGAGTTGATGTTCGTTTTTATGCAGATTTGATATCTTGTGGAGTCTTGACTCCTAAAGAAGGTCTTCCTTTGCTGGGCAGTTTTCTCACTAATCTTATTCACGGTGATAAGGAAGAACATAACAGTGCCACCATCATTCTTGCGTTCTGCAAATTTTGCGGCGAAGATTACGCAGGTCTCGTTTCACAAAAATTATTGAATGATGCTGAGCGCTTCAAAATGACCGTTCCGACTAGCAATTGGCTACCACCTGACAAACGCCAAAATGTTCGAAACCTGCTACGCGAATACTATTCGTCTCTTTGTAAACATCTCATTCAG GATCACAAAGAGCTACAGAACTTTGAAAGACAAAACCGACGGATCTTACAGACTAAAGGAGAACTGAGCAACGAacgcaaagaaaaacaggaaGTGCTAAACCAGAGTTTCGCAAAACTTTTGAACATGACTCAGCAGTTTGCGGATGTCTTAGCTGAGGAGTTACCTGAGCTGCGACAGGATCTCAGTCCCAGAGACGAAGAGTGTTCTGTGTTAGAACTTTGCGAGAATATGTCGGATCAAGCACGTGAAACTCTAAATGAACTTCTCTGggaaaatgaagaaggaaGACAGTTTTACGAGAATCTACCCAATCTGAGTGTCTATTTGCCAAACTTGGTTCCCAAAGCTACCATGGAAGCTCCACCTCTCCCTGATCCTGCCGAACAG ATGATtgatattgaaaaagaagccaAAGAAATTGAGGAAGGGGAACAAGCCAAGGAAGAAGGCGACGAAGATATCAAACCTGCAGAGTTAGAAG ACGAAAAAGACGACGCAGATGTTCCAGTTAGTCTCCAGTCCAACAAAGTCCTTCTGGATAGTTTCCTTACCACTCTGTCAGCTTGCGTTAACCGTGAAATGATTGACTCTGCTGCCATTGAATTTTCTACAAACCTAAATACTAAACATAATCGGAAGAAACTTGTGAG GGCCCTATTTACTGTACAACGGACACGGCTAGATCTCTTACCATTCTACTCGCGTTTGGTAGCTACATTGCATCCCTACATTCCGGAGGTTGCCACAGATTTGTGCAATTTTCTAAGGCAGGATTTCAAATATCATGTTCGAAAGAAG GATCAAATAAACATTGAGACCAAGGTGAAAATTGTTCGGTTTATCGGGGAACTAACCAAGTTCGGCATGTACCCACGCGCAGACACGTTGCAGTGCTTTAAGCAGCTTTTGCTAAACTTCGCACACCACTACATTGAAATGACCTGTCATCTGCTTGAAACGTGTGGACGTTTTTTGCTCCATCAACCGGATTCCCATCAGCGTACTAAAGTCTATTTG GATCAAATGATGCGAAAGAAGTCTATGCTCGCATCAGACTCACGTTATTTGACGATGATAGAGAACGCCTATTATCAGGTGGTTCCTGTGGACAGCAGTGCTCGGAGTAGTCACATAAAAATCCGCCCTCCACTCCATCAATATATCCGTCATCTTCTTTATGTCGAGCTTGGAAACAAGGGCTCTACAAACAAAATCCTTAAACAACTGAGGAAGCTCAACTGGAAAGATCCTGAAGTAGCATCGTATGCAATTCGTTGCTTGACGTCAGCGTGGAAGGTTAAGTTTCCTAATATCCGTACGCTGGCTGGTGTCGTAGCCGAATTGACGCTTTACCAGGAATTCGTTGGTCACCGCATTGTTGACGCCGTTCTGGAAGACATTCGATGGAGTTTGGAATTTCCTATATCCAAATTCAATCAAAGGCGCGTGAGCATGGCAAAATATTTGGCAGAGTTGTACAACTACCGCATGGTGGAATCGTCAGTCGTCTTCAAA GTTCTCTACACTTGCATCACTTTTGCGGTTAGTTACGACCGTACTGTAGAATCGGAGTTGGATCAGCCCGATAACCTTATGCGCTTGCGGTTAGTCTTGACCATCCTCGATACGTGTGGTGTCTTCTTTAGTTCTGGATTAGCCAAGAAGCGGCTAGACTGTTACCTGGTTTACCTTCAG TACTATCATTTGTTCAAAAGGTCTTTGCCAATTTGGACGGAGGACAATCCTTTCCCGGTAGCAATAGATTTTGGCATTAAGGATATGCTGCAATCGCTGCGCCCAAAACTCAAGCCTTATAAAACCTTGCAAGAAGCTGCTGATGCTGTAGAAAATTTGGAAAAGGAATTGATGAACAAACTGTCGTTAGCC ATGCCGGAGTTGCACATGGATGTGGTAATGGCTGATGACACTTTGGCCTGTATAGAAGAAGAG gaCATGGAGGAAGGGGAGGAAATGCCAGAAGTGGATGATGATTCCATAAATGATGAGCAGTCGCTTTCACGTTCAATGTCTCAGATGACAACACGTGGTGAAGCCACCCAACCGGACGACGATTCGGCCACTGCAGAGGCAA TAACTGCCCCGCGCAAGGCGCTATGCCCTGAAGATGACGATTTCATGGCAGCTCTAGATCGTATGGTGGCCGAGAATATTCATGAAGCTTATTCGCGTGGCAAAGAAGCTAGCAAAGCACCAGCTGTCGATATTGCAATCCCTTGGCAGGTTAAGGCTTCGCTAAAGAAACCTAGTG AGGGGTCTGACAAAAACTTTTTGGGTGATTCCATTGGAGGTGAACTAGGAGGAGCCTTGGCCGTAGCCGAAGCTTCTTCCGCTTGCGCAGCTGTTGCTTCATCTCCCCCATCGGCCTCCCAGGACAATCCGACTGTTAATTTCTTCCTAATGACGCGTAAAGGCAATAAGCCACAGTTCAAGAATCTGGCCCTGCCTTCAGACTCCGAACTTGCTCAGAACCTTCGCAATCGCGAAGAG GCTGAAAAAGCAGAGAAAGAACGTGTGAAAAAGTTGACGTTGGATTTCAACGAACGCcaggaagaggaagaattcCAAGATTTGTACGGCGGG GCAAATCGTCCAGCTGTTCACAATGTCAATCGCGATCGCCGAGGTCGTTTCCAGCATCCCAAAGGTGTGCCAGACGCTGAGTTGATTTTCGGAGGTGCGAGAAAGAATCGGTGA